In Camelina sativa cultivar DH55 chromosome 16, Cs, whole genome shotgun sequence, a single window of DNA contains:
- the LOC104749248 gene encoding 65-kDa microtubule-associated protein 4-like encodes MNRFREVIDQLLKLSSQLGNPTDYLKKFAAEETDLSLQKLEELRRQLAEIQNEKSKRMEEVERLLKMLNSLCSVLGEDFKDILRGIHSSLVDSNTRDVNRSTLDKLDMMIMNLREVKLQRMQKVQDLAVSLLELWNLLDTPAEEQKIFHNVTCSIALSEPEITEANILSVASIKCVDDEVTRLSKLKITKIKEVILRKKLELEEISRKMHMATEVLKSENFSVEAIESGVKDPEQLLEQIDSEIAKVKEESSSRKEILEKVEKWMSACEEESWLEEYNRDDNRYNAGRGAHLTLKRAEKARVLVNKLPAMVEALTAKVTAWEAERGNEFLYDGVRVLSMLDQHKTLWGEKEHEKQRQRDLKKLHGQLITEQEALYGSKPSPNKSGKKPLRTPVNAAMNRKLSLGGAMLNQSLKSEKASLNGKKNSYYDQNASRRDSTLPTPSGRRNSELPGRLRSKNVSVSGKNVTSKGRSPMLRKPLSPVTSNILNSPEDHRDAYTTKPSSLEERILTPKTNEENERVVPTTPAASVAMMEATTPFTHAVEKRMDEAPVAVEYSFEEVRAGFC; translated from the exons ATGAATCGGTTTCGTGAAGTCATTGATCAGTTACTGAAGTTGTCATCTCAACTTGGAAATCCAACAGATTATCTGAAGAAGTTTGCTGCAGAAGAGACTGATCTTTCGCTTCAGAAGTTGGAGGAGTTGCGTAGGCAATTGGCTGAAATCCAGAATGAAAAG AGTAAGAGAATGGAAGAGGTAGAACGTTTGCTGAAAATGCTTAACTCGTTGTGCTCGGTGCTTGGTGAAGATTTCAAGGACATTCTAAGAGGGATACATTCATCTCTGGTTGATTCTAACACCAGAGATGTGAACAGAAGTACTCTTGATAAGTTGGATATGATGATTATGAATTTACGAGAGGTCAAGTTACAGCGAATGCAGAAG GTTCAAGATCTTGCGGTCTCCTTGTTGGAGCTCTGGAATCTGCTGGACACGCCTGCGGAAGAGCAAAAGATATTTCACAATGTCACCTGCAGCATCGCTTTGTCTGAGCCTGAAATAACTGAGGCCAACATACTATCTGTTGCTTCCATTAAATGC GTTGATGATGAAGTCACTAGGCTTAGCAAGCTTAAAATAACTAAGATCAAAGAGGTGATACTAAGAAAGAAGCTTGAGCTTGAGGAAATATCAAGGAAGATGCACATGGCAACCGAAGTTCTCAAATCAGAAAACTTTTCAGTTGAAGCTATAGAATCTG GTGTCAAGGATCCTGAGCAGTTGTTAGAGCAAATTGATTCCGAGATTGCAAAGGTCAAAGAGGAATCTTCAAGCAGGAAGGAGATTCTTGAAAAAGTGGAGAAATGGATGTCAGCATGTGAAGAagagtcttggcttgaagagtaCAATCGG GATGATAACCGGTACAACGCTGGAAGAGGAGCTCATCTTACATTAAAGCGTGCTGAAAAAGCCCGTGTACTTGTCAATAAACTTCCTG CGATGGTGGAGGCTTTGACTGCCAAAGTCACTGCTTGGGAGGCTGAAAGAGGAAATGAATTCTTATATGATGGT GTCCGAGTTTTATCGATGCTTGATCAGCACAAGACTCTATGGGGAGAGAAAGAGCATGAAAAACAGAGACAAAGA GATCTGAAGAAACTCCATGGACAACTCATAACAGAACAAGAAGCCCTTTACGGGTCTAAACCAAGCCCAAATAAAAGCGGAAAGAAACCACTGAGAACGCCAGTGAATGCTGCCATGAACAGAAAACTCTCACTTGGTGGTGCCATGCTTAATCAAAGCTTGAAGTCTGAGAAGGCATCACTCAATGGCAAAAAGAACAGCTACTATGACCAGAACGCAAGTAGAAGAGATTCAACTCTTCCAACTCCTTCAG GGAGGAGAAACTCAGAGCTTCCAGGTCGTCTCAGATCAAAGAACGTCTCAGTTTCAGGCAAAAATGTGACGAGCAAAGGGAGATCTCCAATGCTTAGGAAGCCTCTTTCACCTGTCACTTCCAATATCCTGAATTCCCCAGAAGATCACAGGGATGCTTACACAACAAAACCATCATCTTTAGAGGAGAGAATCTTGACACCTAAAACCAATGAAGAAAACGAAAGAGTTGTACCAACAACTCCGGCAGCTTCAGTCGCAATGATGGAGGCAACAACGCCGTTCACTCATGCGGTGGAGAAGAGAATGGATGAAGCACCCGTTGCTGTTGAGTACTCGTTTGAAGAGGTTCGGGCCGGTTTTTGCTAA
- the LOC104749251 gene encoding actin-related protein 7, producing the protein MEALVVDAGSKLLKAGAAIPDQAPAMIIPSQMKRMVEDGSSSADNPTTVFEDVTLDPIERGLVRDWDAMEDLLRYVVYTGLGWEEGNEGNILFTDPLCTPKAIREQLVQLMFETFNVSGFYASEQAVLSLYAVGRISGCTVDIGHGKIDIAPVLEGAVQHIASKRFELGGTELTKLFAQELGKSNPTMTLNMPDIEKLKEQYANCVEDEIAYAKTQSCEIEQHTLPDGQVISIGRERYSVGEALFQPSILGLEEHGIVEQLVRIISTVSSENHRQLLENTVLCGGTTSMTGFESRFQKEVNLCSSAIRPTLVKPPEYMPENLGMYSAWVGGAILAKVVFPQNQHVTKADYDETGPSVVHRKCF; encoded by the exons ATGGAAGCACTTGTTGTTGATGCTGGCTCTAAGCTTCTCAAAGCCGGAGCAGCGATTCCTGACCAAGCTCCTGCAATGATAATTCCATCTCAAATGAAACGAATGGTTGAGGATGGGTCTTCTTCAGCTGATAACCCCACCACTGTCTTTGAAGATGTCACTCTTGATCCTATTGAAAGGGGTTTAGTTAGAGATTGGGATGCTATGGAGGATCTCTTGCGTTATGTTGTCTACACTGGTCTTGGTTGGGAAGAGGGAAACGAAGGCAATATACTCTTCACAGATCCACTATGTACTCCTAAG GCTATTAGGGAACAACTGGTACAGTTGATGTTTGAAACATTCAATGTCTCTGGTTTTTATGCATCAGAGCAAGCAGTGCTGTCCCTTTATGCTGTTGGACGCATCTCCGGTTGCACTGTTGATATTGGTCATGGGAAGATAG ATATTGCCCCAGTTCTTGAAGGTGCTGTACAACACATTGCCTCGAAACGGTTTGAGCTAGGTGGAACCGAACTAACGAAATTATTTGCCCAAGAGCTTGGAAAATCCAACCCGACAATGACTCTCAACATGCCTGACATTGAAAAACTGAAGGAGCAGTATGCAAACTGTGTCGAGGACGAAATTGCTTATGCGAAAACTCAAAGCTGTGAAATCGAGCAGCATACTCTTCCTGATGGACAG GTGATAAGCATTGGGCGAGAGAGATACTCTGTTGGTGAAGCTCTGTTTCAGCCGTCTATATTGGGACTGGAGGAGCACGGAATCGTTGAGCAGCTTGTCCGCATTATCTCCACAGTTTCATCTGAGAACCATAGGCAGCTCTTGGAGAATACTGTACTCTGTGGTGGTACAACCTCCATGACAG GATTCGAAAGTAGATTTCAGAAAGAAGTAAACTTGTGCTCGTCGGCTATTAGACCAACACTGGTGAAACCGCCGGAATATATGCCGGAGAATTTGGGGATGTATTCGGCCTGGGTTGGAGGAGCCATACTAGCTAAAGTGGTGTTTCCGCAGAATCAGCATGTTACTAAAGCCGATTATGATGAGACTGGACCATCGGTGGTTCACCGGAAATGTTTCTAG
- the LOC109124674 gene encoding proteasome subunit beta type-1, producing the protein MTKQHANWSPYDNNGGTCVAIAGSDYCVIAADTRMSTGYSILSRDYSKIHKLADKAVLSSSGFQADVKALQKVLKSRHLIYQHQHNKQMSCPAMAQLLSNTLYFKRFFPYYAFNVLGGLDEEGKGCVFTYDAVGSYERVGYGAQGSGSTLIMPFLDNQLKSPSPLLLPKQDSNTPLSEAEAVDLVKTVFASATERDIYTGDKLEIMILKADGIKTELMDLRKD; encoded by the exons ATGACTAAGCAGCACGCGAACTGGTCTCCTTACGATAACAATGGAGG aaCATGTGTGGCCATCGCTGGATCGGATTACTGTGTTATCGCCGCCGATACTCGTATGTCTACTGGTTACAGTATTCTTAGTCGCGATTACTCAAAAATCCATAAACT AGCAGACAAAGCTGTGTTGTCTTCCTCTGGCTTTCAGGCTGATGTGAAAGCATTGCAGAAGGTTCTCAAATCCAGACACTTG ATCTATCAACATCAGCACAACAAGCAGATGAGCTGTCCTGCAATGGCCCAGCTTCTCTCCAACACGCTTTATTTCAAGCGTTTTTTCCCCTACTATGCCTTTAATGTTCTAGGAGGGCTTGACGAGGAAG GAAAAGGTTGTGTCTTTACTTACGACGCTGTTGGATCATATGAGCGTGTTGGATACGGTGCCCAAGGTTCTGGTTCCACACTCATCATGCCTTTCCTTGACAACCAGCTCAAGTCTCCGAGTCCCCTTCTGCTACCTAAACAG GATTCGAACACACCCCTTTCAGAAGCCGAAGCAGTTGATTTGGTGAAAACTGTTTTCGCATCTGCCACTGAAAGAGATATCTACACT GGCGACAAGCTTGAGATTATGATACTTAAGGCCGACGGTATCAAGACAGAACTCATGGACCTGAGGAAAGATTAA
- the LOC104749253 gene encoding uncharacterized protein LOC104749253, whose protein sequence is MASMASPTTCLYHHKCRRKLGSYARRISASIPETSDDKHPKLMGRREIILRSSELAMIGAIFQLSGKKPDYLGKQKNERLALCPATNNCISTSENISDRVHYAPPWNYNEGRKTPVNREVAMKELLNVIKSVKPDKFTPRIVEKKDDYVHVEYESPILGLVDDVEFLFGKNSTVEYRSASRKGNFDFDVNRKRIKALRQELEKKGWVSENSF, encoded by the exons ATGGCTTCCATGGCGTCACCGACCACTTGCTTGTACCACCACAAATGCCGGAGAAAACTTGGTTCCTATGCCCGTCGTATCAGTGCCTCGATTCCAGAGACTTCAGATGACAAACATCCCAAGCTAATGGGTCGAAG AGAGATCATACTTAGGAGCAGTGAATTAGCTATGATCGGAGCTATATTCCAGCTCAG TGGGAAAAAACCAGATTATCTCGGAAAACAAAAGAACGAGAGATTAGCTCTGTGTCCTGCCACTAATAACTGTATCTCCACTTCTGAGAATATCAGTGATCGAGTGCATTATGCTCCACCATG GAACTATAATGAAGGAAGGAAAACACCTGTAAACAGAGAAGTTGCAATGAAAGAGCTTCTTAATGTG ATCAAGTCGGTGAAACCTGACAAATTTACTCCTCGGATTGTGGAAAAGAAGGATGACTATGTTCATGTTGAATATGAAAGTCCAATCTTAGGA TTAGTAGATGATGTTGAATTCTTGTTTGGGAAGAACTCGACAGTGGAGTATCGATCTGCATCGCGTAAAGGGAACTTCGACTTTGATGTGAATAGAAAGCGGATTAAG GCATTGCGACAAGAGCTGGAGAAGAAGGGATGGGTATCGGAGAACAGCTTCTGA